From Streptomyces sp. SAI-135:
CGCGCCGACCCTTGGATGTGCCGTGCCCAGGTTCAGTGTCATCGTCCCCGCGTACGAGGTTCAGGCCCATCTGCACGCCTGCCTGGAATCGGTGCTGTCGCAGTCGTACGAGGATCTGGAGCTGATCGCGGTCGACGACCGCTCGCCGGACGTGTGCGGGGAGATCATCGACGAGTTCGCGGCCCGTGATCCCCGGGTCCGCGCGGTCCGTCTGGCACGGCACTCGGGACTCGGCCCCGCCCGCAACGCCGGGGCGGCCGAGGCGACGGGCGACTACCTGCTGTTCCTCGACGGCGGCGACACCCTCACCCCGCACGCGCTGCGGGCCGTCGCCGACCGGCTGAAGGAGACGGGCGAGCCGGACGTCCTGGTCCACGACCACGCGCTCGTGGACCGGTCGGGCGAGAGCGTCCGGGACGCCTTCGCGGGCCGGCTCGCCGAGCAGGGCCCGGCACCGTTCCGCCTGGAGGACCGCCCGGGGCTGCTGCGGGTGCCGTCGCCGGCCTGGAACAAGGCGTACCGCCGGGAGTTCGTCGAGCGCGAGGGCTTCACCTTCCCGCCCGGCCGGCACACGGACGTGGCCTGGACCCCACCGGTCCTGATGGCCGCCGAGACGATCGCCACCCTGGACCGGGTCTGCGTCCACCACCGACAGGACCGCCGGGGCGAACTGCCCGACGCGGACGCGCACTTCGACCTCTTCGAGCAGTACGACAGGGTCTTCGCGTACGTCGATACGCGCCCCGGACTCGGGCGGTGGCGGCCGGTGCTGTTCCGCCGCATGGTGGACGACCTCTGGGCGGTGTTCGCCGACCGGGACAGGTTCCCGCGCGGCACCCGGGCCGAGTTCCTGCGGCGCGCCCGCGTCCACTACCGGGCCCACCGCACCCCGGGCCACCCGGTCCCGGCGCGCTCCCGGGCGCGCCACGCGGTGATCCGCCTGGGCCTGTACCGCACCCACCGGTTCGCCGAGCTGGCCCGGGGCCTCGGCCGGCGGACCGCCCGCCCGGTCGCACGGCTCGCCAGGTCCCTGCACGCGGCGGCCCTGCGCCTCCACTACCGCGTCCAGCGCTGCCTCCCGCTGCGCGAGGACCGGGCCGTCTTCGCCGCCTACGGGGGCCGCGGCCACGGCTGCAACCCGGGCGCGCTGGAGGAGGCGTTCCGCACCTTCGCCCCGCACATCCGCACCGCGTGGGTCGCCCACCCGGAGCACCACCACACCATCCCGACCGCCACCCGCCGGCTGCGCCCCGGCACGGCCGCCCACTGGACGGCGCTGGCCCGCTCCAAGTACCTCGTCGACAACACCGACTTCGACCACCGCCTGGTCAAGCGCCGCGGCCAGATCCTTCTCCAGACCCAACACGGGACACCGCTCAAGCACATGGGCCTGGACCTCCGGGAACACCCGGCGGCGGCCGGCGACTTGGACGTCGAGGCGCTGCTGCGCGGCGTCGACCAGTGGGACTACCTCCTGTCCCCCAACCGCCACACCACCCTGACCTGGGAGCGGGTCTACCCCGGCGGCTACACCACGCTCCCCTACGGCTACCCCCGCAACGACGTGTTCCAGCGGGCGACCTCGGAGGACGTACGGCGGCTGCGCGAGTCCCTCGGCATCCCCGAGGGCTCGGTGGCGATCCTGTACGCGCCCACCCACCGCGACTACCGCCGCACCCAGCGCACCGGCCTCGACCTGGACCGTCTGCTGCGCCGGCTGGGCCCCCGCTTCGTCGTGCTGGCCCGCGCCCACCACCGCCACGGCGGCCCGCTCGTCTCCCCCGCGACCGGCCGGGTCATCGACGTCACCGGCCACCCGAGCGTGGAGTCCCTGTGCCTCGCCTCGGACGCCCTGGTCACCGACTACTCGTCCCTGATGTTCGACTACGCGGGCCTGGACCGCCCGATCGTGATCCACGCCGACGACCGGGAGGCGTACGAGGCGTCCCGGGGCACCTACTTCGACCTGCGGTCCTGCGCTCCCGGCGCGATCGCGCGCAGCGAGGACGAACTGATCGACATCTTCGCCACCGGCCACTGGCGCGGCTCCCGCTCCACCCAGCTGCGCTCGGCGTTCCGCGAGCGCTTCTGCCCGTACGACGACGGCCGCGCCGCCGAGCGGGTCGTACGCCATGTCGTCCTGGGCGAGACCGGGCTGCCGGCGGTGGTGCCGCTCGCGGAGCGCCACCCGGTGCCGTCGGCGGCGGCAGCGCTCGACCGTCCTCCGCTGGCCACCGTGCCCCGCCCCGCGACGGACACGCCCGTCGCCGAGACCCGCTAGGAGGGGCCCGTGCCGTCCAGCGCGTCCCACCCCACGCCGACCCGCCCGTCCACCTGGCGCCCGGCGGGTCGGCCGGGCCGCTAGCCGCGAGCCGCCTGCGGACGCAGCCGCACCCATCCCTCCCACGCCGACGTGATCATGTCCTGGACGTCGTGCTTGGCCTTCCAGCCGAGCTCGGTGGCCGCCAGCTCCGCGGAGGCGACAACCCGGGCCGGGTCCCCGGGGCGGCGGGGAGTGACCGTCGGGGGGCGGTCGTAGCCGGTGACGGCGTTGATGTGGTCGATCATCTCGCGCACGGAGACGCCCTCGCCGCGCCCGATGTTGACGGTGAGGGCACGTCCCGGGCCGGACTGCAGGGTGCGGGCCGCGGCCACATGCGCCTCGGCCAGGTCGGCGACGTGGATGTAGTCGCGGACACAGGTGCCGTCCGGGGTGTCGTAGTCGTCGCCGAAGATGCGCGGAGCCTCGTCCTGCGTGAGCTTCTCGAAGACCATCGGGACGATGTTGAAGACGCCGGTGTCGGCCAGTTCGGGGCTCGCCGCGCCCGCGACGTTGAAGTAGCGCAGGCAGGCGGTGGACAGGCCGGTCGCGCGGCCCGTGGCCCGCACCAGCCACTCCCCGGCCAGCTTGGTCTCGCCGTACGGCGACATCGGCGCGCACGGGGTCCGCTCGGTCACCAGGGGGACGTCCGGCATGCCGTACACCGCGGCGGAGGACGAGAAGACGAAGGAGGGGACACCGGCCGTCGTCACCGCCTCCAGCAGGACGCGCAGGCCCTCGACGTTCTCCCGGTAGTAGTGCAGCGGCAGCTCCACCGACTCGCCGACCTGCTTCTTCGCCGCGAGGTGGACCACTCCGGTGACCTCGTGGTCCGCCAGGGTGTGCGCGACCCGCTCGGCGTCCAGCGTGGACCCCGTCACCAGCGGCACATCGGCCGGCACGCGCTCGGCGATGCCGGTGGACAGGTCGTCGTACACGACCGCCTGCTCGCCCGCCGCCGTCATCGCCCTCACGACGTGCGCCCCGATGTAGCCGGCGCCGCCGGTGATCAGCCAGGTCATGTACGGCCGTCCCCTCTTCGGTTGACCCGTGTCCGCGTATCAGTGAAGCAGGCGGTGGGATCGGACGTGCGGTGTCGACGTGCCGGTGCGTGCCGGTCCCGCTCAGTCCTCGTCGGGAAGCTCGGCGTGCACCGCCGCGTCCAGGGCCGAGGTGAGCTGGTCGAGGCGGGCCCGCAGGGCGCTGATCTCGTCCACGTCGAAGCTGGTCGCCGAGACGATCCGGCGGGGCACCTGCTCCGCGCGCTCCCGCAGGGCGACGCCCTCCTCGGTGAGCCGGACCTCCACCGAGCGCTCGTCACGCACGCTGCGTTCACGCCGGACCAGGCCGGCCGTCTCCAGTCGCTTGAGGAGCGGGGAGAGGGTGCCCGAGTCGAGCCGCAGGTGCTCGCCGAGCTTCTTGACGGGCAGATCACCGTGCTCCCACAGCACCAGCATCACCAGGTACTGCGGATACGTGATCCCCAGGTCCTTGAGGATCACGCGGTAGACGCTGCCGAAGGCGCGGGAGGCCGCGTTCAGGGAGAAGCAGATCTGCTGGTCGAGGCGGAGCCAGTCGGTCGCGGCCGGGGTCGCGGCGGGAGCGCTTGCCGGGGTCGGGGTCGGGGGCGTGTCCATGGGTCCAGGGTAGCTCTTGCGGACCATTTAGTTGTGCACAATTGAATTGTGTGCTCTACTTATGGCCGTGAGGCGGCCGCGGAAGAGCCGCCGGAACAAGACTTCGAGATGGGACGGTTTTCCATGGACGCGCTGTACACCGCTGTCGCCACCGCCACCCACGGCCGTGACGGCCGCGCCTACACGAACGACGGCAAGATCGACGTCGCTCTGGCCCCGCCGGTGGAGCTGGGCGGCAACGGACAGGGCACCAACCCGGAGCAGCTCTTCGCCGCCGGTTACGCCGCCTGCTTCGGCAGCGCCCTCGGCCTCGTCGGCCGCCAGGCCAAGGTCGACGTCAGCGACGCCGCCGTCACCGCCGAGGTCGGCATAGGCAAGCAGGGCGAGGGCTTCGGCCTCAAGGTCGCCCTCCGCGTCGAACTCCCCGACACCGTGGACGCGGAGACCGGCCGCAAGCTGGTCGAGCAGGCCCACCAGGTCTGCCCCTACTCCAACGCCACCCGCGGGAACATCGACGTGGAGCTCGTCATCGAGTAGGTGCGGTGGGCTGGCTCGGGTGGTGCCGGGTGGGTTCGGGTGGTTCCGGGTGGGTTCGGGTGGTTCCGGATGGGCGGGGGTGGTTCCGCCGGCCCGCTGGTTCGCTGGTTCGCTGGTCCGAGGGAGCTGCACGGCCGCGGTTCCGGAACGGGCGTGCGGTGATCGGGGCGGGAGTGAGCGGGTGGCTTCCGCCCCGGCCGCCGTGGCATCCCGGCCCCGCAGTGACATCCCTCAACTTCCGAGTATCGGCAGCCACTCACGAACCGCCCGCACCTCGACGCCGGGAGTGGCCCGGTAGTACGGGTCCGCCTCCAGGATCTCCTCCAACTCCGCCCGCCCCACCGCGAACACCAGCATCGCCCCCCGGTCGTCCGCCCACGGCCCCGCGGCGAACAGCTTCCCCTCGGCGTGCAGGCGGCCGAGCGCCTCACGGTGAGCGGGGCGGGCGTCAAGGCGTTCGGGCGCGGCTGTGAAGGCGAGTTCGACGACAAGCACGAGGTCCCCTTCCCGGGACGACAGTCCGACGCCACGAGGCTAGGCTCGGGCCGCCGCGCCGGTCTGTATCGGCCGATACAGCGAGGGGCGAGCCGACAGGGGGAGGGAAACCGCCACCGTGCCCAGAGCCGACTGGAGGCGTCTGCAGGACGTCCCGCTGTTCGCCGCACTCCCCGAGCCCGACCTGCGCCGCCTGTGGGACACCTCGCTCCCCCGCCCCTACGCCCCCGGCGACACCCTGCGCGCCCAGGGTTCCCCCGCCGACCACCTGCTCGTCCTGCTCGACGGCACCGTCTCCGCGTCCGCCACGACCGCCGGCGGGCGCGTCCTGCGGTTCGGGACCTGGGCCGGGCCCTGCGCCCTCGACAAGGTCGCACTCCTCGACGGAGCCGGTCACACGGCCACCTTCACCGCCCTCACCCCGTGTGCCGTACGAGCCGTCCCACGCGCCCGATTCACGTCCCTGCTCGACGACTCGGCGGCCGTACGCGCCCATGTCCTGCGGCTCCTCGCCGCCCAGGCCCGCGCCCAGCAGGAACGACTCACCGACACCGCCACCCTGCCCTGCGAGGCCCGCCTCGCGGCCTGGCTCCTGGACGGGCTGAGCCGGCCCGGCACCGACGGCCACGTCCTCCTCCCCGGCGGCCAGCGCGAACTCGCCGAGCTGCTGGGGGTCACCCGCGTCACGGTCAACCGTGCGCTGTCCCGGCTTCGGCGGGACGGACTCATCGAGCCCGCGGGGAGCTGCGGCAACGGCGGCGACACCAGCGGCGGCGGCAGCGGCGGCGGCAGTGGCGGTGGCGGTGGCGGTGGCGGTCGAATTCGGGTGCTCGCCCCGGAGCTCCTCGCCCTGCGCGCGGCACCGGACGCCGGCCGCGCCCGCTGAGGCTCAGAGCGCCTTCAGCGCCTCCGTCGTCGCCCGGGCCAGCGCCGCGAGGTACCCCTTCGGCAGCTTCGGGCTGCGGATGACCACCGAGCGCCAGTACAGGGGGCCCGAGATCAGATCGAGGGCCAGTTCGTCGTTGAGGCCCGCCCGGAGTTCCCCGCGCTGCTCCGCCGCCGAGATGATCTTGCTGGCGACGCCCTCCTGACCCTTCTGCAACGCGTTCTGCAACGCCTCGGCGATCTCCGGATTGCGGGCCGCCTCGGCCTGGAGATCCGGGATGATCTGCGAGGCCACCGGGTGCCGCAGCGCCCGGGAGGTCACCTCGTACAGCATCCGCAGATCGTCCTCCAGCGAGCCGGTCTCCGGCACCGGCAGGCCCATCACCGCGATCTCCGACACCACGTCGAGAACCAGGTGCAGCTTGGAACGCCACCGCCGGTAGACCGCGGTCTTGCCGACTCCCGCCCGGCGCGCGATGCCCTCGATCGACATCCGCGCGTACCCGACACCCGCGAGCTCCTCGAAAACGGCTGCCCGAATGGCCTCCGTCACATCCTCACGGAGTACGGCGGCCC
This genomic window contains:
- a CDS encoding bifunctional glycosyltransferase family 2 protein/CDP-glycerol:glycerophosphate glycerophosphotransferase; translation: MPRFSVIVPAYEVQAHLHACLESVLSQSYEDLELIAVDDRSPDVCGEIIDEFAARDPRVRAVRLARHSGLGPARNAGAAEATGDYLLFLDGGDTLTPHALRAVADRLKETGEPDVLVHDHALVDRSGESVRDAFAGRLAEQGPAPFRLEDRPGLLRVPSPAWNKAYRREFVEREGFTFPPGRHTDVAWTPPVLMAAETIATLDRVCVHHRQDRRGELPDADAHFDLFEQYDRVFAYVDTRPGLGRWRPVLFRRMVDDLWAVFADRDRFPRGTRAEFLRRARVHYRAHRTPGHPVPARSRARHAVIRLGLYRTHRFAELARGLGRRTARPVARLARSLHAAALRLHYRVQRCLPLREDRAVFAAYGGRGHGCNPGALEEAFRTFAPHIRTAWVAHPEHHHTIPTATRRLRPGTAAHWTALARSKYLVDNTDFDHRLVKRRGQILLQTQHGTPLKHMGLDLREHPAAAGDLDVEALLRGVDQWDYLLSPNRHTTLTWERVYPGGYTTLPYGYPRNDVFQRATSEDVRRLRESLGIPEGSVAILYAPTHRDYRRTQRTGLDLDRLLRRLGPRFVVLARAHHRHGGPLVSPATGRVIDVTGHPSVESLCLASDALVTDYSSLMFDYAGLDRPIVIHADDREAYEASRGTYFDLRSCAPGAIARSEDELIDIFATGHWRGSRSTQLRSAFRERFCPYDDGRAAERVVRHVVLGETGLPAVVPLAERHPVPSAAAALDRPPLATVPRPATDTPVAETR
- the galE gene encoding UDP-glucose 4-epimerase GalE; translated protein: MTWLITGGAGYIGAHVVRAMTAAGEQAVVYDDLSTGIAERVPADVPLVTGSTLDAERVAHTLADHEVTGVVHLAAKKQVGESVELPLHYYRENVEGLRVLLEAVTTAGVPSFVFSSSAAVYGMPDVPLVTERTPCAPMSPYGETKLAGEWLVRATGRATGLSTACLRYFNVAGAASPELADTGVFNIVPMVFEKLTQDEAPRIFGDDYDTPDGTCVRDYIHVADLAEAHVAAARTLQSGPGRALTVNIGRGEGVSVREMIDHINAVTGYDRPPTVTPRRPGDPARVVASAELAATELGWKAKHDVQDMITSAWEGWVRLRPQAARG
- a CDS encoding MarR family transcriptional regulator codes for the protein MDTPPTPTPASAPAATPAATDWLRLDQQICFSLNAASRAFGSVYRVILKDLGITYPQYLVMLVLWEHGDLPVKKLGEHLRLDSGTLSPLLKRLETAGLVRRERSVRDERSVEVRLTEEGVALRERAEQVPRRIVSATSFDVDEISALRARLDQLTSALDAAVHAELPDED
- a CDS encoding organic hydroperoxide resistance protein, giving the protein MDALYTAVATATHGRDGRAYTNDGKIDVALAPPVELGGNGQGTNPEQLFAAGYAACFGSALGLVGRQAKVDVSDAAVTAEVGIGKQGEGFGLKVALRVELPDTVDAETGRKLVEQAHQVCPYSNATRGNIDVELVIE
- a CDS encoding YciI family protein — encoded protein: MLVVELAFTAAPERLDARPAHREALGRLHAEGKLFAAGPWADDRGAMLVFAVGRAELEEILEADPYYRATPGVEVRAVREWLPILGS
- a CDS encoding Crp/Fnr family transcriptional regulator, giving the protein MPRADWRRLQDVPLFAALPEPDLRRLWDTSLPRPYAPGDTLRAQGSPADHLLVLLDGTVSASATTAGGRVLRFGTWAGPCALDKVALLDGAGHTATFTALTPCAVRAVPRARFTSLLDDSAAVRAHVLRLLAAQARAQQERLTDTATLPCEARLAAWLLDGLSRPGTDGHVLLPGGQRELAELLGVTRVTVNRALSRLRRDGLIEPAGSCGNGGDTSGGGSGGGSGGGGGGGGRIRVLAPELLALRAAPDAGRAR
- a CDS encoding TetR/AcrR family transcriptional regulator yields the protein MTTNADAPQTRTRRRAPAGAAVLREDVTEAIRAAVFEELAGVGYARMSIEGIARRAGVGKTAVYRRWRSKLHLVLDVVSEIAVMGLPVPETGSLEDDLRMLYEVTSRALRHPVASQIIPDLQAEAARNPEIAEALQNALQKGQEGVASKIISAAEQRGELRAGLNDELALDLISGPLYWRSVVIRSPKLPKGYLAALARATTEALKAL